Proteins encoded by one window of Erysipelothrix rhusiopathiae:
- a CDS encoding phosphotransferase, which yields MIDNSMSLDLVDNIEDFYRSGVAFGSFQKDLEDFPVDTLNLTIQDFHNTPMRYEHFHRSLELNRSGRKHLALPEIEFVLKHQDFADTLWNYHRLGMLPLKVTHNDTKLNNVLLDKDTNDVLCVVDLDTVMPGFSLDDFGDSIRFGASTALEDEKDLTKVHLNIPYYEAYVDGFIKGSQGSLSNLEIKLFPEGAKMMTLECGLRFLKDYLDGDTYFKTNYPEHNLVRARTQFKLVKEMDDSWEILKSISQKYIS from the coding sequence TTGATTGATAATTCAATGTCCTTGGATCTTGTCGATAATATCGAGGATTTTTATCGAAGTGGTGTGGCATTTGGATCGTTTCAAAAAGATTTGGAAGATTTTCCAGTAGATACATTAAATCTAACGATTCAAGACTTCCACAATACCCCGATGAGATATGAGCACTTCCATAGGTCTCTAGAATTAAATAGATCTGGACGAAAACACTTAGCATTACCGGAGATTGAATTTGTGCTAAAACATCAAGATTTTGCGGATACATTGTGGAATTATCATAGACTAGGCATGTTACCGTTAAAGGTGACACATAATGACACAAAGCTAAATAATGTTCTTTTAGATAAAGATACAAATGATGTTCTCTGTGTTGTGGACTTAGATACTGTAATGCCCGGATTTTCGCTCGATGATTTTGGAGACTCGATTCGATTTGGTGCAAGTACTGCCCTAGAAGATGAAAAAGACTTAACGAAAGTGCACTTAAACATACCCTATTATGAAGCGTATGTTGATGGATTTATAAAAGGCTCTCAAGGAAGCTTGTCCAATTTAGAGATTAAACTATTTCCAGAAGGTGCGAAAATGATGACGCTTGAATGTGGATTGCGTTTTCTTAAAGACTATCTTGACGGAGATACATACTTTAAAACAAATTACCCAGAGCATAATCTTGTGAGGGCTCGGACACAGTTCAAACTTGTAAAGGAAATGGATGATTCATGGGAAATATTAAAAAGTATAAGTCAAAAGTATATATCGTAG
- a CDS encoding GNAT family N-acetyltransferase produces MIRLATPDDLEAIRLIASITWKEAYKDLIPLDIINRFIEDAYSPTVLERRIETTKFMVAVQDDYIVGFANYEIRDNDLYIVALYVLPTHQRAGVGSELLSFIEASVPDTINQAYVDVENGNVSAETFYKKYGFVQKICIPDTLYGYPLKTLRMVYEVKR; encoded by the coding sequence ATGATACGATTGGCTACGCCCGATGATTTAGAAGCGATTCGTTTGATTGCATCCATTACGTGGAAAGAAGCGTATAAGGATTTAATCCCGCTTGATATTATTAATCGTTTTATTGAAGATGCTTATTCACCCACCGTTTTAGAGCGTCGCATTGAAACAACAAAATTTATGGTTGCGGTTCAAGATGATTACATCGTCGGATTTGCTAACTATGAAATTCGTGATAATGATTTATATATTGTCGCATTGTATGTACTTCCTACGCATCAACGTGCTGGTGTAGGTTCAGAGTTGCTATCATTTATTGAGGCAAGTGTTCCAGACACTATTAATCAAGCATATGTGGATGTGGAAAATGGTAATGTAAGTGCAGAAACATTCTATAAGAAATATGGATTTGTCCAAAAAATATGTATACCAGATACTTTGTACGGTTATCCTTTAAAGACCTTACGTATGGTTTACGAAGTAAAACGTTGA
- a CDS encoding DUF6903 family protein: protein MVIHFQKTISIQSLLMMMIGLGMLLYLLFRYNKRFL, encoded by the coding sequence ATGGTAATCCATTTCCAAAAAACGATCTCTATTCAATCGCTATTAATGATGATGATTGGTTTGGGGATGCTGCTCTATTTACTCTTTAGGTATAATAAACGTTTTCTTTAA
- the gnpA gene encoding 1,3-beta-galactosyl-N-acetylhexosamine phosphorylase, translated as MKKNKGRVTLPSENNFLEETKDLMDRWGADALRDSDGTKLDEDLKNLDAKIYTTYFVARGQNEFALQHITEAQQIFLMSDYHLAIKTELEIPFMTGYLREQLSPDYNHDPKVWWQVIDRTRNEVVDVSKWEVDSKRDVVVIKDTEPFHEYTVNFLSYMIWDPTQMYNYITNDWKDREKEIPFDVRQPHSQKFMMDTLKDFLETNPKTDVIRFTTFYYHFTLCFNDQRKEKFVDWFGYGSSVSPRALEAFEKAKGYRLTAEDFIQNGYYNSTFCMPTQAYKDYIDFQQQFVAQQAKAMVDLVHSYGKEAMMFLGDNWIGVEPYGAYFHTIGLDAVVGSVGGGMTLRLISDIPHVKYTEGRFLPYFFPDTFFDGNDDAILKEANDNWISARRALMRSPLNRIGYGGYPSLAYKFPKFVDYIAKTADEFRGIIDKIEDVKPMTKATVGIMSAWGSLRSWQNFMVAHALHYKQIYSYIGILESLSGMDVDVRFLSFDEIKLGIPEDIDVLINAGDAKTSFSGDRVWDDPAFVAVIRKWVYEGHGFIGVGEPTAFEKGGHLFQLHDVLGVDRELGFTLSTDKYFKEPVSQHFITEDLVGAFKFGESINNIYARSSDTEIIKVENENVVLASKSFGRGRGVYLTGLPYSFENTRVLYRSIFYAMNKENKMKNFFATNIHCEVNVYPNSVALLNNTHERQETIFYDGLGNAFEITLEPSEIKWGERNEETVEWHH; from the coding sequence ATGAAAAAGAATAAAGGCCGTGTAACACTCCCAAGTGAAAACAACTTCCTTGAAGAAACCAAGGATTTAATGGACCGTTGGGGTGCAGATGCCTTGCGTGATAGTGATGGAACCAAATTAGATGAAGATTTAAAAAATCTTGATGCGAAAATCTATACAACGTATTTTGTAGCCCGAGGTCAAAATGAATTTGCGCTACAACATATAACGGAGGCTCAACAGATTTTCTTGATGAGTGATTACCATCTTGCTATCAAAACAGAGCTTGAAATTCCATTTATGACAGGATATCTACGGGAACAACTTTCACCTGATTACAATCATGATCCTAAAGTTTGGTGGCAAGTTATTGATCGAACACGTAATGAAGTGGTTGATGTTTCGAAATGGGAGGTTGATTCAAAACGTGATGTTGTCGTGATAAAGGATACTGAACCGTTCCATGAATATACCGTTAATTTCCTTTCTTATATGATTTGGGATCCAACTCAAATGTATAACTACATCACAAACGACTGGAAAGATCGTGAGAAAGAGATTCCTTTCGATGTTCGACAACCACACTCTCAAAAATTTATGATGGATACACTGAAAGACTTTCTAGAAACCAATCCCAAAACCGATGTGATTCGTTTTACGACGTTTTACTATCACTTTACTTTGTGCTTTAATGATCAACGAAAAGAAAAATTCGTGGACTGGTTTGGATATGGATCGAGTGTTTCTCCCCGTGCTTTAGAGGCGTTTGAAAAAGCGAAAGGCTACCGTCTCACCGCTGAAGACTTTATCCAAAATGGATATTATAATTCGACATTCTGCATGCCAACTCAAGCATATAAAGATTACATTGATTTCCAACAACAATTTGTCGCTCAGCAAGCTAAAGCAATGGTTGATTTGGTGCATTCATACGGTAAAGAAGCCATGATGTTTTTAGGTGATAACTGGATTGGGGTTGAACCGTATGGAGCGTATTTCCATACAATAGGACTGGATGCAGTAGTGGGGAGTGTTGGCGGTGGGATGACGCTTCGACTTATTTCCGATATTCCTCATGTAAAATATACGGAAGGACGTTTTTTACCGTATTTCTTCCCCGATACATTCTTTGACGGCAATGATGATGCAATTTTAAAAGAAGCAAATGACAATTGGATATCTGCACGTCGGGCATTAATGAGAAGTCCGCTTAATCGTATCGGTTACGGAGGATATCCAAGCCTTGCTTATAAATTTCCTAAGTTTGTCGATTATATTGCTAAAACTGCTGATGAATTTAGAGGGATAATTGATAAAATAGAAGATGTAAAACCGATGACTAAAGCAACGGTAGGGATTATGAGTGCTTGGGGATCTCTACGTAGTTGGCAAAATTTCATGGTCGCACATGCTCTCCATTACAAACAAATATATTCTTACATTGGAATTTTAGAGTCGCTTAGTGGAATGGATGTTGATGTGCGTTTTCTAAGCTTTGATGAAATTAAGTTGGGTATTCCTGAAGACATCGATGTATTGATTAATGCGGGGGATGCCAAGACATCATTTTCTGGAGATAGGGTTTGGGATGATCCAGCATTTGTTGCGGTTATTCGAAAATGGGTTTATGAAGGACATGGATTTATTGGAGTGGGCGAGCCTACAGCCTTTGAAAAAGGCGGGCATCTCTTCCAACTCCATGACGTATTAGGTGTTGATAGAGAACTCGGATTCACGCTTTCAACCGATAAATATTTCAAAGAACCCGTCTCACAACATTTTATTACAGAGGATCTTGTGGGGGCATTTAAATTTGGCGAATCAATAAACAATATTTACGCTCGATCTTCTGATACAGAAATTATTAAAGTAGAAAATGAAAATGTCGTTCTTGCATCGAAGTCGTTTGGTAGAGGCCGTGGTGTGTACCTTACGGGTCTTCCTTACAGTTTTGAAAATACACGAGTTCTTTACCGTTCAATTTTTTATGCAATGAATAAAGAAAATAAAATGAAGAATTTCTTTGCTACAAACATTCATTGCGAAGTGAATGTATATCCAAATTCAGTGGCATTACTTAATAATACACATGAAAGACAAGAGACAATATTCTATGATGGTTTGGGAAATGCATTTGAAATAACGCTTGAACCATCTGAAATTAAGTGGGGTGAACGCAATGAAGAAACTGTTGAATGGCATCATTAA
- a CDS encoding DUF1542 domain-containing protein gives MMKKNKLMNKIMTIALTFVLLVTSISMNQNYTISAQETEELFPFRGNKLQNPYLRYSANEKSIKNWKITSTNNVFGGEQDGVINTKVVDGFRDVGKPNFLVGEKNDTDQSVFKSKSMRESGATTEENRAFILVGQTIQLQAGYEYYFRAELKSPKGSNKGVLNIYPDKKTSGDPVLAKQNFTVDSQMQIVSLPFTAQGSGEVTVSLRHFGNNDKSTHLEIHRMGFFLKDDYLIQEDTHALFNDSEFKELVGKDTTEIQKNIDAIRAKITASGNPYASDVKAYVNDLLDKAQALLDQAKGIEKAIKDTFENFDDKVLKGEVTQSTIDELKKNIDEVSSPGLNEKLTNDLKEVERVYELQELKPVLKDELEKKANEAIKKIEDLKNVSESEKKEKIDAIQKELEDGKKAIDNAKTREDATNSKDNSSGNIDKIVNDVTLVDRKNDSKADLDKKAEDAKKEIDKLPNLTDDEKQKAKDEIDQKTNDGKDAIDQGTTPKDVEDAKNTTDTSVKETVDQSNLLDAKNKAKKDLEAKADETKKAIDALPGISQEAKDKAKGEIDNALNKGLEGVETGKSVDVINKVVTDTKNEMDAIKDAIVKENNDSIDALINDKKSNLDAEAKKAKEVIDKLENLSQTEKDDAKKLIDETVSDTSKELDKATTPSDINTIYNQGKTDIGNVVIKAELDDAKTKAIKDLNAKAEEVRKLIADKPALSDQQRSDANDEINKTLAEAIKRIEDTTVINEVPDNLKTGIDELDAIEQKYEAKNNENLDKKKEDSKSDLDKKSEDAKKEIDKLPNLTDDEKQKAKDDIDQKNQDGKDAIDQSNDPKEIDKVIDTTDKGINDIVDDNKLLDTKNKAKDDLDKKAEDAKKVIDKLPNLTEDEKQKAKDDVGQKTKEGKDAIDQGTTPKDVEDAKNTTDTAVKDIVDQSTLQDAKNKAKKDLEAKADETKKAIDALPGLSQEIKNKAKGEIENALSNGLQNIETGKSIEDVNKVVSETKTEMDAIKDALIKENFESLEKLKDDKKANLNAEAEKAKETIDKLENLSQADKDKAKKVIDQTVNNASKELDKATTPSDINTIYNQGKTDIGNVVVKAELDDAKIKAVADLKAKADEVRKQIADKPSLSNQQRKEANDEINKTLTDAIKRIEDTTVITDVPENLKTGIDELNAIEKKYEAKNTGNLDKKKEDSKSELDKKAEDAKKEIDKLPNLTDEEKNKAKDEINQKNQESKDAIDQSNDPKEIDKVIDTTDKGINDIVDDNKLLDTKNKAKDDFDKKAEDAKKEIDKLPNLTDEEKTKAKEEIEQKNQESKDAIDQSKDSKEIDKVIDTTEKGINDIVEDNKLLDTKNKAKDDLDKKAEDAKKEIDKLPNLTDDEKQKAKDDIDQKTEEGKNAIDQGTTPKDVENAKNTTDTAVKDIVDQSTLQDAKNKAKKDLEAKADETKKAIDALPGLSQEAKDKAKAEVDKVLKEGLASIDSGSKVEKVNKSLHNSMDQMDKIVKALSKPQSVLPAAGITASSIRLYGLLLSLVGMLIFVIQTKKNRYNH, from the coding sequence ATGATGAAAAAAAATAAACTAATGAACAAGATCATGACAATAGCACTGACATTTGTCTTGCTTGTAACAAGTATTTCAATGAATCAGAATTATACAATATCTGCACAAGAAACAGAGGAATTGTTTCCATTCCGAGGCAATAAATTACAAAACCCCTATTTAAGATATAGTGCAAATGAGAAATCAATTAAGAACTGGAAGATTACTTCTACAAATAACGTTTTTGGTGGTGAGCAAGATGGCGTCATCAATACGAAAGTCGTAGATGGTTTTAGAGATGTTGGAAAACCAAACTTTTTAGTTGGTGAAAAAAATGATACGGATCAATCTGTATTCAAATCAAAATCAATGCGCGAGTCCGGTGCGACTACCGAAGAGAATAGAGCGTTTATTCTTGTCGGTCAGACAATTCAACTTCAAGCAGGATATGAGTATTATTTCCGTGCAGAATTAAAGAGTCCTAAAGGATCGAACAAAGGTGTATTGAATATTTATCCCGATAAAAAGACTTCTGGAGATCCTGTATTAGCTAAGCAAAACTTTACTGTCGATAGTCAAATGCAGATTGTAAGCTTACCATTTACGGCACAAGGAAGCGGGGAAGTTACTGTTTCCTTACGTCATTTCGGAAACAACGATAAAAGTACACACTTAGAAATTCATAGAATGGGATTCTTCTTGAAAGATGACTATTTAATTCAAGAGGATACACATGCATTGTTTAATGACAGTGAATTCAAAGAATTAGTGGGTAAAGATACAACTGAAATTCAAAAAAATATTGATGCAATTCGTGCGAAAATTACAGCATCAGGAAACCCTTATGCAAGTGATGTAAAAGCATATGTAAATGACTTACTCGACAAGGCTCAAGCTTTATTAGATCAAGCAAAAGGGATTGAAAAAGCGATTAAGGATACTTTTGAGAACTTTGATGATAAAGTTCTTAAAGGTGAAGTAACACAAAGTACAATTGATGAACTTAAAAAGAATATTGATGAAGTTTCAAGTCCAGGACTTAACGAAAAGCTAACTAATGATTTAAAAGAAGTTGAGCGCGTTTATGAATTACAAGAATTAAAACCTGTTCTTAAAGATGAACTTGAGAAGAAAGCTAATGAAGCAATCAAAAAAATTGAGGACTTAAAAAACGTATCTGAGTCCGAGAAAAAAGAAAAAATTGATGCAATCCAAAAGGAATTAGAAGATGGTAAGAAAGCAATCGATAACGCAAAAACACGTGAAGATGCAACCAATTCTAAAGATAATTCTTCAGGAAACATCGATAAGATTGTTAATGATGTAACACTTGTTGATCGTAAAAACGACTCAAAAGCTGATCTTGATAAAAAAGCTGAAGATGCTAAGAAAGAAATCGATAAGTTACCAAACTTAACGGATGATGAAAAGCAAAAAGCTAAAGATGAGATTGATCAGAAAACAAATGATGGTAAAGATGCAATTGATCAAGGAACAACACCAAAAGATGTAGAAGATGCAAAAAACACAACCGATACATCGGTAAAAGAAACTGTAGATCAAAGTAACTTGCTGGATGCAAAAAATAAAGCGAAAAAAGATTTAGAAGCGAAAGCTGATGAAACGAAAAAAGCGATTGATGCACTCCCTGGAATTTCTCAAGAAGCTAAAGATAAAGCCAAAGGTGAAATTGATAATGCGTTAAATAAAGGACTTGAAGGGGTAGAAACCGGTAAGTCTGTTGATGTTATTAATAAAGTTGTAACGGACACAAAAAATGAGATGGATGCAATAAAAGATGCGATCGTTAAAGAAAACAACGATAGTATCGATGCATTGATTAACGATAAAAAATCAAATCTTGATGCTGAAGCGAAAAAAGCCAAAGAGGTAATCGATAAACTCGAAAACTTATCACAGACCGAAAAAGATGATGCCAAAAAATTGATTGATGAAACGGTCAGTGACACATCAAAAGAACTTGATAAAGCAACAACACCTTCAGATATCAATACAATTTACAATCAAGGTAAAACTGATATTGGAAATGTTGTTATAAAAGCAGAACTTGATGATGCGAAAACAAAAGCAATTAAAGATTTAAATGCTAAAGCTGAAGAAGTTCGTAAACTCATTGCTGATAAACCGGCATTATCAGATCAACAACGTAGCGATGCAAATGATGAAATTAATAAGACACTTGCAGAAGCAATTAAACGTATTGAAGATACAACGGTTATTAACGAAGTTCCTGACAACTTAAAAACAGGAATTGATGAATTAGATGCAATTGAACAAAAATATGAAGCAAAAAATAATGAAAATTTAGATAAGAAAAAAGAAGATTCTAAATCTGATTTAGACAAAAAATCTGAAGATGCTAAGAAAGAAATTGATAAGTTACCTAACTTAACAGATGATGAAAAGCAAAAAGCCAAAGATGATATTGATCAAAAAAATCAAGATGGAAAAGATGCGATTGATCAGTCAAACGATCCAAAAGAAATTGACAAAGTGATTGATACGACGGATAAAGGAATCAACGATATTGTTGACGACAACAAACTTCTTGATACAAAAAATAAAGCAAAAGATGACCTCGATAAAAAAGCTGAAGATGCTAAGAAAGTAATTGATAAGTTGCCAAACTTAACAGAAGATGAAAAGCAAAAAGCTAAAGATGATGTTGGTCAAAAAACAAAAGAAGGTAAAGATGCAATTGATCAAGGTACAACGCCAAAAGATGTTGAAGATGCAAAAAACACAACAGATACTGCGGTGAAAGATATCGTAGATCAAAGCACATTACAAGATGCAAAAAACAAAGCGAAAAAAGATTTAGAAGCGAAAGCTGATGAAACGAAAAAAGCGATTGATGCACTTCCTGGTCTTTCTCAAGAAATTAAAAATAAAGCAAAAGGTGAGATCGAGAACGCTCTAAGTAATGGACTTCAAAATATTGAAACAGGTAAGTCTATCGAAGATGTTAATAAAGTTGTTTCCGAAACAAAAACAGAGATGGACGCAATTAAAGATGCACTCATTAAAGAAAATTTCGAGTCACTTGAAAAACTTAAAGATGATAAAAAAGCAAATTTAAATGCTGAAGCTGAGAAAGCTAAAGAAACAATCGATAAACTTGAAAACTTATCACAAGCTGACAAAGACAAAGCGAAGAAAGTTATTGACCAAACGGTCAATAATGCTTCAAAAGAACTTGATAAAGCAACAACACCTTCAGATATCAATACAATTTACAATCAAGGTAAAACAGATATAGGAAATGTTGTGGTAAAAGCAGAACTTGATGATGCCAAAATTAAAGCCGTTGCCGATTTAAAAGCTAAAGCGGATGAAGTTCGAAAACAAATTGCAGATAAACCGTCACTTTCAAATCAACAACGCAAAGAAGCAAATGATGAAATTAATAAAACACTTACGGATGCAATTAAGCGTATTGAAGACACAACTGTGATTACTGATGTTCCTGAAAATTTAAAAACAGGAATTGATGAATTAAATGCAATTGAAAAGAAATACGAAGCGAAAAACACAGGCAATTTAGACAAGAAAAAAGAAGATTCCAAATCTGAACTTGATAAAAAAGCTGAAGATGCTAAGAAAGAAATTGATAAGTTACCAAACTTAACGGATGAAGAAAAAAATAAAGCCAAAGACGAAATTAATCAAAAAAATCAAGAGAGCAAAGATGCGATTGATCAGTCAAACGATCCAAAAGAAATTGATAAAGTGATTGATACAACGGATAAAGGAATCAACGACATTGTTGACGACAACAAACTTCTTGATACAAAAAATAAAGCGAAAGATGATTTCGATAAAAAAGCAGAAGATGCTAAAAAGGAAATCGATAAGTTACCAAACTTAACAGATGAAGAGAAAACTAAAGCAAAAGAAGAAATTGAACAAAAAAATCAAGAGAGTAAAGATGCGATTGATCAGTCAAAAGACTCAAAAGAAATTGACAAAGTGATTGATACAACTGAAAAAGGAATCAACGATATTGTTGAGGACAACAAACTTCTTGATACAAAGAATAAAGCGAAAGATGATCTCGATAAAAAAGCTGAGGATGCTAAAAAAGAAATCGATAAGTTACCAAACTTAACGGATGATGAAAAGCAAAAAGCGAAAGATGATATTGATCAGAAAACAGAAGAAGGTAAAAATGCAATTGATCAAGGTACGACACCAAAAGATGTTGAAAATGCAAAAAATACAACGGATACTGCGGTGAAAGACATTGTAGATCAAAGCACATTACAAGATGCAAAAAACAAAGCGAAAAAAGACTTAGAAGCAAAAGCTGATGAAACGAAAAAAGCGATTGATGCACTTCCTGGACTTTCCCAAGAAGCAAAAGATAAAGCTAAGGCAGAGGTGGATAAAGTGTTAAAAGAAGGTCTCGCTTCAATTGATTCAGGTTCAAAGGTTGAAAAAGTTAATAAATCGTTACACAATTCAATGGACCAAATGGATAAAATTGTTAAAGCCTTATCAAAACCACAATCGGTTCTTCCGGCAGCTGGGATTACTGCAAGTAGTATTCGTCTTTATGGATTACTACTAAGCCTTGTTGGTATGCTAATCTTTGTAATACAAACAAAGAAAAACCGTTATAATCATTAA